In Pongo pygmaeus isolate AG05252 chromosome 19, NHGRI_mPonPyg2-v2.0_pri, whole genome shotgun sequence, the genomic stretch AAAGGCACACGCTGCTCTTTCCAGGACACACAAATGTACAATCCTTCAAAAGAGGGGTTGGGGCCGACTCTCTGTGAGGAAaacagtggaatacagtggactgGGCAGAGACCTTGATACTACACTGACTGTGTTCTCAAGTGGACTCTGCCATTTGAAACTAACTCTGTGCTCTTGGGCGCATGATTCACCTTTCCTGAGTCTTAGTTTCTTAtcgtaaaatgagaataataattccCTCCTTTCAGGGCTGTTGCAAGGTTTAGAGATGGTACATTTAAATATCTTAAtaaggttgggtgtggtggctcacgcctgtaatcccaactctttgggaggccaaggcaggtgaatcacctgaggtcaagagttcgagaccagcctggccaacatggtgaaactctatctccactaaaaatacaaaaattagccagaagtggtggcaggcacctgtaattccagctatttgggaggttgaggcaggggaatcacttgaacccaggaggcggaggtggcagtaagctgagatcatgccactgcactccagcctgggcgacagagtgagacttcatcttaaaaaagtaataataataataagataaataaatatcttaatttattattattattgtaaccACGTACATGGGACAAAAGACCCTGAGGAAAGTTCAAATTATGCTTCCAGAAGAAGGTATTAACTGTCTAGCAACAGCTGGGGACAGGGAGGAACTATGGAAATTTAtcccagagaagagaaaaaaaatggagatggaGTTAACAGCTACTTTGAGGTATTCCTGTGTGAAAGAGAGACAGTGTCTTTTCTGAGGTTCCAGAAGCATGATTAAGGGGAATAGGTGAATATATGATCAAAATAAGGAGACCTTTCTAACAGTTGGAGCTGCCTGTGGCTGAGCTGGGGTGCCATATAGGCGGTGAGAGCCTTCTCACTGGAGATGGTTAAGCAGTTATCTCTGGCCACACACAGGGAGCTTGTAAAGGGACTCCAACGTTCTGATTCTATGATGACTGTGCACAGATCTATGCTTATGATGTGCCTAATACTGAGGTCCCAAACCATGTACCTTCACCACATCCCACCATGGCTTCCCAGTTGGGACCCCAGGGATGGCTGTTTCCTGGGAAGACACCACCTTCCTCCCAGTCTGACCTGCGAGGAAGCAGGGGATGCGCGCCGAGCGGTTGGTGAGGAGACACGGGTCATCGTGCAGGTTGTCAAAGGGCAGCAGGGCCCGGCCATTGTCTTGAAAGCGCTGGTTGATGGCCAGCAGACCCAGGTAGTTGGTCCGGTTGCGGAGCCGCAGCGAGAGGGAGACCTCGCTGCCATACACCATGCTGGCGTCCACGAAGGAGGTGAGCGCGTTGATCTGGTTGCGGACTCTGTTCTTGTTTTGGGGGCATGAGGGTGCCGAGCGGAAGAAGGGGATGCAGTCAAGCTGGTTCTTAATGCGGGGGTCATTGGGTGGGATCTGAGATGGAAGAGGAGCCAGTGACATGGGGCCCCCTCAATAGCAGACTCACTCCTCTCCCTCATCTCCCACCTCCTCAAAACCTTGCTTAAAGctcccttcctccaggaagccctccttgaCTCACCCAGGCTCATGCTGCTCACCCCTTTGGTCTGAGTGTCCTTAGCATTTTGCTTCATAGAGTCTCAAAAAGTTAGGAATGAATGAGGCTTTTGAAACAATCTCAATCCTCATTTTACAGCAAGGAAAACAgcctcagagaggggaagtgacaaCCAGTTAGCAGGAAAGGTGGGATTAGAACTTAGTTCTCTTGACTCTTAGGCCTGAGCTTCTTTAATTCTGTTCAGTTCGACAGACCCCTTTTCTAAGCCCCTTTCTTGCTTGGTGCTTTGGAGACTATGAAGGTTAAAAAACACAGGAAAGGTTGCAGGAAGCTGGCAGTTCAGTGGAAAAAGACACATACAAATAGAGTTAAGAAACTAAGTTGAAGTGGCATCTGCTGTGCTTGATAGAAAAGCCAtatgtgggccaggtgtggtggctcacgcctgtaatcctagcactttgggaggccgaggcaggtggattacataaggccagaagtttgagatcagtcttgtcaacatggtgaaaccccatctctactaaaaatacaaaaattagccaggcatggtggcacatgcctgtaatcccagctactcgggaggctgaggcgtgagaattgcttgaacccaggaggcagaggttgcagtgagctgagattgcccctctgtactccagtctggtcaacagagtgagattctgtctcaaaataataagaataataataaagaagaaagaaagaagaaagataaagaaagaaaggaagaaagaaagaaagaagaaagaaagaaagaaaaaagaaagaaagaaagggaaagaaaaagaaagaaagaaaggaaggaaaggaaggaaggaaaggaaggaaggaaggaaaggaaggaagaaagaaagaaagacgaaggaaggaaggagagagaggagaggggagcgGAGGACATATGTTAAAAGTGTAATAGGAAGATCTGAGAAGGCTCCCCAGAGGAGGTGCCCCTAAGCCAGGGATTGAGGAATAGATAAGGTTGCAACAGGGAGAGGCCATCCAGAGGCCCTCACATGTCATCCCTCACGAATGTGGCCCCACCTATTAAGGGTGactgtgtgtgtacgtgtgtgtgtgagagggagagagtgtgtgtgtgagagggagagagtgtgtgtgtacacgtgtgtgtgtgtgagagagagtgtgtgtgtgcaagtgtgtcaACCCTATGTTCCTAGCAGAGACTCTGCTCCCTGGATTCTATCTTTTCTTCCCTAGTGCCCCACACTGTCCTTGGCTTCTAGCCTGAAGGTTAGGACCCTACTTACAGCCCAAGCCCAAGAAGCTGGCAAGAGCTGTAGGACCCTTGGACTActctgggaaggagagaagagcaagAGCTAAGAGGCCCTTAGGTTGCCAAAAGCAGGGGCCCAGAGGCTTCCCCTGTTGGATTCAGACCCATGGGTCAAGGCCTGTCTCAAGGGCTTCCCACCCCATGAAGCCTGACCTAAGCCTCCTGGCAGATTGCCCTACCCCCACCTCTCAAACACACACGGTGTGGGGTCTCTGCTCAGCTGTGTTTCTTGTGTCTGTCTCATACTCTAGCTCCACAGGCAGCTCCTTAAGGATGGTGCTCCAGTCTTCCAgatccccacccccagcacctTGCCTTTGGGGGAGGCCACACAAGGGCATGGGGGATTGGCTGAGCGTACCTTGATGGGAAAGCAGGGGGGCAGCTGGGCGCAGGTCCTCTCACAGTCAACGCCCACAGTGAAGGCCACTCTGGCCGGGGACTCCGGGGAGAAGTCCAGGTCATGGTCAATGAACTGGCCCCACTGCATGAACATGAGGGCCCGGCCGCGGTCGGAGGTCAGTCTCTCGTTGGGGAAGCGCACAATCTGGTTGGAGACAGCCCGGACCTGGTGGGGAAACAATGTCAGCACGGGACATGGGCTCCCTGACCCCACAAGGTATTAGAGCCAACCCAGGACTCAGGGAGCAGCAGCTCCCCTGCTGGAATTGACAGCCTCTCCTCTTCTGCCCTCCATGCCCCTTTTGTCCCTGGAGGCGTAACCACCTCCTGCTCTCATTCCTAGAAGGATAGTTTCTGGCTGGGCTCCTGAGGATTCTGGTGGTAAAGAGGAGATGGGCTAGGTTGACTGGCTCAGACCTCACCACTTCTTCCAGAGGGGAAGGGAGATCAAATAGATAGATCAGTTTATAGACTGATAGCTAACCAGATGATAGCACTGATTCACAGGTGCATGGGCTGGTTGCCAGGTGATGGATAATACATGTAGGGAGTACTGGGTCAGCAGATGGAAGGGTGGatagaagaaaattaattaataGATGTTGATAGATGGGTAGATGATAGACTGCTATATCGATATATCAATAGAAAACTGATGAGTTGATAAATGTGAAATAGATCAATAGACAAAGCCAGATTAAGGTATAGAGCTGTTTATATTTAGCAAGACTTTGACActaattttctcagaaaaaacCCTACAACACCATAATGGTTAGCATGAATAGATCATGTCCTATATAGCTATTTATACCAAGGACTTCAATATTCACATATGCTCTACGAGGTAGGTTTTAGggccatcttacagatgaggaaactaagcctCAGAAAGCTGTGTTATTTGCCACAAGTCACTGCACTGGTCAGTGGAAGGGCCTgggttcaagacctgcctgggtgACTCTGGGCTGTGTTTTACTCCCCGCATTTAAGAGATCAAGCAACCTCCCACGCCCTCAGCCCCAACTCACAAGAGGGAGGAGGAAGCCATTGCGCCTCCTGCGGGGGGTCCAGCCGAAGGGCAGCGACAGCCCATCCTCATACTCGGCGGGCAGCCAGCGAGCCAGAGCCTGGTTGGAGGCCCCTAGCAAGGGTCTCCTCCTGCAGCCGTGGGTGGGATAGGTTAGCAGGGGGCAGGGCCTGGAGATGGCTCAGCGTGGAGGGAGAGGGTGGGTGCAGGAAGGGAGAGGTACCCCAGGCAGGGGCAGCCCCTCCTGCCGCCCGGCACGCACTTGTTGTTGCATCGTCCAGTGATGGTGCGGTACTTGTTGCTGCAGCGCTCGGCCTGGTCCCGGAGAGCACAGCCACTGGCCTGGGACAGCAGCCGCAGCTGTGGTTCTGTTAGCACATCTGTGGGAAGGCATGTGGGCAGACCTGAGCTGGCCTGCTCTGTACCTCCCATCCCTTTACCCTCTCTTCTCCCAGCACCCCAAGCCTGTgcaccctgcctccctctcctggaTTCCTTCTACTCCAGGCCAGGGCAGGCCCAGGGGGCTCAGTGGGGATCAGAGTACCAGTGACATTGAAGGGTCTGGACCGCTGGGGTTGTAACTTCTCTTCAAGCAGCCCCAAGGCCACATGCATATAATCTGCGGCCCGAACAACTGTCCTGGTGGCTGCTACCGGTTGTTTGAAGTAGGACAGGAGGTCCATGGGGCTGGCTGAACCGCTGCGAAGCCGCTGCTTGATGCTGCCCAGGAGAGGAGGAGTGAGGGCTGGAGAGAGGGTGCAGACCCACCCAGCAGAGACCCAGTCCTGGGGCACAGTCAGGACAGGGCAAGCGGACagaaggatggatggaagggAGGCTCTATCAACAGGAGAGGTTCATGGGGCCCAGAGGTGGGTGATGAGTGAGATGAACTTGGCTGGGGCCCATGCCCCTCACTGATCCTCCCAGGCCCATGCAGCCCCCAGACCCAAGTACACCTCTTCTGGGTCCAATTGTAGGCAGCATCCACCAGCAACTTGGCCTCTGCTATGCAGTCTCGCAGGACCGAGGTCTCCACCGCCCCAGGGAAGGCTGTTCAAAGAGATGGGGACTCAGGGTTCAGCAAGCCACAAGACCCCCTCCAAGACCCAAGTGCTTCCCCTTccatttcccttccctcctccttgcCTGTCTAGGGGGCTATTACCTGGGTCAGTGCCCTCACAGGGCTGGGCAAGGACGAGTGTGGCCAGCACACCTGCCAGGGCTGGCAGCAGATGCATCTCTGCAGTGAGGCTTCACCAGCTGGGATGTGAGTGACATCCACAGCCTGCACGGGAGGGTCCTCTGCTCCCTTCTCACTTTGAGGACCCCCAGCCGACCTCTCACTTCCTCCAGCTCTTCTCTGGACGTAGCTGGGAAGGGACTTTTATAGCCCATTCTAGGATGGGGGAGGGCAGCTCTGGGCCCCAGAAACCCAGCCTCTTGGGTGGAGTTCTGAAACTTCCCTCTGGTTTTCATGGAAGTTTTGAGACTGaaatcccccaccccaccccctgccagcCTGGGGACATTCTTCCTGCCTACCTTTCACTCCGTCCCTACCCTGTACTACCAAGCCCACTGATGCACTTCTCCCAGGGCCCAGAGCAGCACCTGGGACACGGGTGTCGCTCAATGGATATTTGTTGGCTGACAGGAGCGGTGCACCTCAGTCACCACCACCTGGCtgcatggccttgggcaagccactttccctctccaggcctcagttttcacatccCTAGAATGAGAGTTGGGCCAGATGATTGGAAAGGTGCCTCTCCTCCCGCAACAGGGCAGAAACTGAATCTGCCTTACTGTTATACACACCCCCCATACCCAGCTCAAAGCCCAGCATTTAGTATGTGCTTAGCaggtgtttgttgagtgaatgaatgatctGTGATGAATGATTTGGCCCCTCTCCTTATCCCCTAGCCCTACTCACTCCCTCCAAGGTGCCAGGGAGAGTGTGAGGCTGTGACTGAGGCAGGGCCTGGCAGTGAAATCCCTCATGGGGCCATTTTGGGGACATGGCGAGATGTCACAGGTAAAACACCCAGCCCAGTGAGCTGCTGCAGAGCCCGAAAGTAAGCGCCTGCCATGGGCTTTATTCTCTTGAGTTTCTTAGGTGCCAATCAGTAGTAGGTTTACTCTGAGAAGTAGATTTCAATTATGAGTTCCTATTGGGCTTGGTGAGAAGTAGCTTCTTTAAAGGCAGTGTGCTGCACCAGGGTCTGATTGGCCTGGATTGAATCCAGCCCTGTCACTAGCTTCGTGACCTTGGGTGAGCCTCCATTTCCACCTTAAGTGCAGAATGCATCCCAGTCGGCCTTCCGCCAGGGCCCACCCTCTCTGCACCTGAGCCTTCCTCCTGCAGTTCCCTGCCCTGGATGGGCCAGGTTAATCCTTTGCCTCTGACCTCATCCCGGCTGCCTGGAGAGTGCATGCTCATCCCTGAGACAGTTCCAGTGTCACCACCACTGTGGCCAGCAGCCTGCGTGTCCTCGCCTCTTCTTCAGGAGGACACGTCCATTCCTTCCTCAGTGTGGACCCAATGCCTGCTCCAGACTCCCAGGGAGGCTGTTCCAAGTGTCCTttctcctcccccatccccacacccTACCGAAACCTTGCCCAGTGCCCTccacagcctcctcctcccacagCAACGCTTCCAGCCCGACAGTTGCTCTTGAAACAACCACTTCTCTTTGGCAACCCCTTTCACAAGCTCCAGTTGACGGCCTGAGCCCTCCTAATCTTATCTCCTTATCCTGTGACAGGGGGCCTGGGTAGAAGTCACTGTGTAGGAGCTGAAAGCACACTGGGTTCCTTGATACCGACCCACTGCGTGACTGGGTAAATCACACCCCTCCATGGACCTGTTTCCAAACCTGTGAGATGGGGACCGGGAACCTCATGGAGGAGGAGATTGTATAAATCACAGAGCACTCCTCAGCTGTGTGTCacctcccagccctcagggagcCAGGTGCTCCCCGGGTGGAGCCAGGTGGAATGCATGTACCCCAGGTTGGAGCTGGATGGAGTCTATGTACCACAGCTTGGAGCCAGGGTGGGGTGTATATAAGCCAGGTTGGAGTTGGAGTAGGGTGTATGTACCCTAGGTTGGAGCCAGGGTGAGGTATATGTACCATAGCTTGGAGCCAGGGTAGGGTGTATGTAACCCAGGTTGGAGTTGGGGTGGGCTGTATGTACCCTAGGTTGGAGGCAGGGTGGGGTGCATGTACCCTAGGTTGGAGTTGGGGTGGGGTGTATGTAACCCAGGATAGAATTGGAGTGGGATGTATGTATCCCAGGTTGGAGTTGGAGTTGGAGTGGGGTGTATATACCCCAGGTTGGAGTCGGGGTGGGGCGTATGTACCCCTGGTTGGAGTTGGGGTGGGGTGTATGTACTCCAGGTTGGAGCTGGGGTATGGTGTATGTACCCAGGATAGAATTGGAGTGGGATGTGTGTATCCCAGGTTGGAGTTGGAGTGGGGTGTATATACCCCAGGTTGGAGTCGGGGTGGGGCATATGTACCCCAGGTTGGAGTTGGGATGAGGTGTATGTACCCCAGGTTGGATCCAGGGTTGCGTATATGTAACCCAGGTTGGAGCTGGGGTATAGTGTTTGTAACCCAGGATAGAATTGGAGTGGGATGTATGTACTGCAGGTTGGAGCTGGGATGGGATGCATATACT encodes the following:
- the EPX gene encoding eosinophil peroxidase, giving the protein MHLLPALAGVLATLVLAQPCEGTDPAFPGAVETSVLRDCIAEAKLLVDAAYNWTQKSIKQRLRSGSASPMDLLSYFKQPVAATRTVVRAADYMHVALGLLEEKLQPQRSRPFNVTDVLTEPQLRLLSQASGCALRDQAERCSNKYRTITGRCNNKRRPLLGASNQALARWLPAEYEDGLSLPFGWTPRRRRNGFLLPLVRAVSNQIVRFPNERLTSDRGRALMFMQWGQFIDHDLDFSPESPARVAFTVGVDCERTCAQLPPCFPIKIPPNDPRIKNQLDCIPFFRSAPSCPQNKNRVRNQINALTSFVDASMVYGSEVSLSLRLRNRTNYLGLLAINQRFQDNGRALLPFDNLHDDPCLLTNRSARIPCFLAGDTRSTETPKLAAMHTLFMREHNRLATELRRLNPRWNGDKLYNEARKIMGAMVQIITYRDFLPLVLGKARARRTLGPYRGYCSNVDPRVANVFTLAFRFGHTMLQPFMFRLDSQYRASAPNSHVPLSSAFFASWRIVYEGGIDPILRGLMATPAKLNRQDAMLVDELRDRLFRQVRRIGLDLAALNMQRSRDHGLPGYNAWRRFCGLSQPRNLAQLSRVLKNQDLARKFLNLYGTPDNIDIWIGAIAEPLLPGARVGPLLACLFENQFRRARDGDRFWWQKRGVFTKRQRKALSRISLSRIICDNTGIATVSRDIFRANIYPRGFVSCSRIPRLNLSAWQGK